One segment of Burkholderiaceae bacterium DAT-1 DNA contains the following:
- a CDS encoding cytochrome c, whose translation MTFKRLSLIATLITLSLGSAVAADAPKPESLIKWRQSAFQVIAWNTGRIKAQLEGPYNKDEVVRAANSIAALANSGLGNLFAANTQTGKGWHDTTVKPEFFSDTAKVSELATHFSREATALAQLAPQAGDAAALKPQFVKLTATCKACHDAFKRSE comes from the coding sequence ATGACTTTCAAGCGCCTCAGCCTGATCGCCACCCTGATCACCCTTAGCCTTGGCAGCGCCGTTGCCGCTGACGCCCCCAAACCCGAATCACTCATTAAATGGCGTCAGTCCGCGTTTCAGGTGATCGCCTGGAACACGGGCCGCATCAAGGCTCAACTCGAAGGCCCATACAACAAAGACGAAGTGGTTCGCGCCGCCAACAGCATCGCCGCACTGGCCAATTCCGGCCTCGGCAATCTGTTCGCCGCTAATACGCAAACCGGCAAGGGCTGGCACGACACCACGGTGAAACCGGAATTTTTCAGCGATACCGCCAAAGTAAGCGAACTCGCCACCCACTTCTCCCGCGAAGCCACCGCCCTCGCCCAGCTTGCGCCACAGGCGGGCGATGCGGCGGCACTGAAACCGCAATTCGTGAAACTCACCGCCACCTGCAAGGCCTGTCATGATGCGTTCAAGCGAAGTGAGTGA
- a CDS encoding biopolymer transporter ExbD, which produces MAISTRQESGAVLSEINITPLVDVMLVLLVAFMIAIPALNNAVHVNLPKTAPTTTPPLQKQVIVSVDVEGRVYIDKREIQPATLEAELKTLLADSPELALRLQGDEHVPYGSVARAMAAIERSGVANVSVLTAQ; this is translated from the coding sequence TCGACAAGACAGGAATCCGGCGCGGTGCTCAGCGAAATCAATATCACACCACTGGTGGATGTGATGCTGGTGTTGCTGGTGGCGTTTATGATCGCCATACCGGCCTTGAATAATGCCGTGCACGTTAATCTCCCCAAAACAGCGCCTACTACTACACCACCGCTGCAAAAGCAAGTGATTGTAAGTGTGGATGTCGAGGGCAGGGTGTACATCGACAAGCGGGAAATTCAGCCCGCAACATTAGAAGCAGAGCTCAAGACTCTGCTCGCCGACAGCCCCGAACTGGCGCTGCGTCTGCAGGGCGACGAACACGTCCCTTATGGATCAGTCGCGCGGGCCATGGCCGCCATCGAGCGCAGCGGCGTGGCCAATGTATCGGTGCTGACGGCGCAATAA